A stretch of Candidatus Dadabacteria bacterium DNA encodes these proteins:
- a CDS encoding CarD family transcriptional regulator, translated as MAVQFKSGDNVFYPVYGVAKIESVERREIAGKKATFYILKTLKNDVTVMVPVKKTGDVGMRKVISKKKVSKVFEVLRQKTKTTAAEKKQAWNKRHKGYSEKIKNGDILEVAEVYRDIRRISKKKDLSFGEKQIMENAFSLISSEVSVATSKDEGAVEKEIQKAVLG; from the coding sequence ATGGCGGTTCAATTCAAATCCGGTGACAATGTCTTCTATCCCGTTTACGGCGTAGCGAAAATTGAGTCCGTGGAAAGGCGCGAGATTGCCGGGAAAAAAGCCACTTTTTACATTCTCAAAACCCTCAAGAATGACGTTACGGTCATGGTTCCGGTGAAAAAGACCGGCGATGTGGGGATGAGGAAGGTCATTTCCAAGAAAAAGGTTTCAAAGGTGTTTGAGGTGCTCAGGCAGAAAACCAAGACCACTGCGGCGGAGAAAAAGCAGGCTTGGAACAAGCGGCACAAAGGGTATTCCGAGAAGATTAAAAACGGCGACATACTTGAGGTTGCCGAGGTTTACAGGGACATACGCAGGATAAGCAAGAAGAAAGACCTCTCTTTCGGCGAGAAGCAGATAATGGAAAACGCCTTCTCACTCATCTCAAGCGAGGTGTCGGTCGCCACTTCAAAGGATGAAGGGGCGGTTGAGAAGGAGATACAGAAAGCGGTTTTGGGGTAG
- the nuoF gene encoding NADH-quinone oxidoreductase subunit NuoF translates to MAETKIIRNYTDRGENSRFLDSYLASGGYGALKKALSMKPEEITETVKQSGLRGRGGAGFPTGLKWSFIPEQTSGPVYLCCNADESEPGSFKDREIIERDPHQMIEGMIIAARAVGASGMYIYIRGEMPYGANVIENALKEAYGGGYLGNNIMGSGFSVDAVLFRGAGAYICGEETALLESIEGKNGEPRPKPPFPAQSGLFGQPTVINNVETLACVPHIINRGAEWFSSIGVPKNTGTKIFGLSGCVNRPGLYELPLGVPLREVIYEYGGGITGGGRLKAVSPGGSSSAVLTADEIDIPMDFDTLNSMGSMLGTAGVTVMDETVSMVSAARNLARFYRDESCGQCVQCREGTWWLEKMLSKIEAGDGSREYPDIILDACSQMRGTTICALADGCAMPVDSIVRKFRAEFDEAIAGGGVKNSGLGDWR, encoded by the coding sequence ATGGCCGAAACAAAAATAATCAGAAACTACACGGACAGGGGCGAAAACTCCCGCTTTCTGGATTCCTATCTGGCCTCCGGCGGATACGGGGCGCTGAAAAAAGCGCTCTCAATGAAACCGGAAGAGATTACGGAAACCGTCAAACAGTCAGGCCTCAGAGGGCGCGGGGGAGCCGGATTTCCAACCGGGCTGAAATGGAGTTTTATTCCGGAACAAACCTCCGGGCCCGTCTATCTGTGCTGCAACGCGGATGAGAGCGAGCCCGGCAGTTTCAAAGACAGGGAGATAATTGAGCGCGACCCCCACCAGATGATTGAGGGAATGATCATCGCGGCGCGCGCCGTCGGGGCGTCCGGAATGTACATATACATCAGGGGGGAAATGCCTTACGGAGCAAACGTGATTGAGAACGCCCTGAAGGAAGCCTACGGCGGCGGCTATCTGGGAAACAACATAATGGGTTCGGGCTTCAGTGTGGACGCCGTTCTTTTCAGAGGGGCGGGCGCGTATATCTGCGGCGAAGAAACGGCGTTGCTTGAGTCCATAGAGGGCAAAAACGGAGAACCGCGCCCCAAGCCGCCCTTTCCCGCGCAGTCCGGCCTTTTCGGGCAACCCACGGTTATCAACAACGTGGAAACCCTCGCGTGCGTCCCGCACATAATCAACAGGGGAGCGGAGTGGTTTTCATCCATAGGCGTCCCGAAAAACACGGGAACTAAAATATTCGGCCTGAGCGGCTGCGTGAACAGACCGGGGCTGTATGAACTTCCGCTGGGCGTGCCGCTGAGGGAGGTTATCTACGAATACGGGGGCGGCATTACGGGCGGAGGCCGGCTGAAGGCGGTGTCTCCCGGAGGGTCGTCATCGGCCGTTCTGACCGCCGATGAGATAGACATCCCGATGGACTTTGACACCCTCAACTCCATGGGCTCCATGCTGGGAACCGCCGGAGTAACGGTGATGGACGAAACCGTTTCAATGGTGAGCGCGGCGCGAAACCTCGCGCGTTTCTACAGAGACGAGTCCTGCGGGCAGTGCGTTCAGTGCCGCGAGGGAACATGGTGGCTTGAAAAGATGCTGTCAAAAATAGAGGCGGGCGACGGCTCGCGGGAGTATCCCGACATTATCCTTGACGCCTGCTCCCAGATGAGGGGCACAACCATCTGTGCGCTCGCGGACGGCTGCGCGATGCCGGTTGACTCAATAGTGCGGAAGTTCAGGGCGGAATTTGACGAGGCAATAGCCGGGGGCGGAGTGAAAAACTCCGGCCTTGGCGACTGGAGATAA
- the ispE gene encoding 4-(cytidine 5'-diphospho)-2-C-methyl-D-erythritol kinase has translation MSEFTILSPAKVNLNLRVKGKRPDGLHSIESVVQPVGIFDEVSVRTLKSPGVAVHCGPECGPGEQNTAFIAANLFFLKSGAGGGAEIILKKSIPAGAGLGGASGNAAAVLSALNRAFGVFSDDELRFMGSEVGSDVPLFFGRGACRISDTGGTVETLGQFPPLHYVVCFPGFECSTAEVYGRWDETRPAPEAKAEMWDINFPLEAGNDLERAAVSLRSGLGEFRSLLEERGGARFRMTGSGSAFFSVFDTASAARAVYERVRGASRAGKFFLTASVEGLRGPAL, from the coding sequence ATGAGCGAGTTCACCATACTTTCCCCCGCCAAGGTGAATCTCAACTTGCGCGTCAAGGGGAAAAGGCCTGACGGCCTCCACAGCATAGAGTCCGTTGTGCAGCCCGTGGGCATTTTTGACGAGGTGAGTGTCAGGACGCTGAAAAGCCCGGGGGTCGCCGTGCATTGCGGGCCTGAGTGCGGGCCCGGCGAGCAAAACACCGCGTTTATCGCGGCAAATCTGTTTTTTCTCAAGTCCGGGGCGGGCGGGGGCGCGGAGATAATTTTGAAAAAGTCCATACCCGCAGGCGCGGGCCTCGGCGGGGCAAGCGGCAATGCGGCGGCGGTTCTCTCCGCGCTGAACCGCGCGTTTGGCGTCTTCAGCGATGATGAGTTGCGGTTTATGGGAAGCGAGGTCGGCTCGGATGTCCCGCTCTTTTTCGGGCGCGGGGCGTGCAGGATCTCAGACACCGGCGGGACGGTGGAGACCCTCGGGCAGTTCCCCCCGCTTCACTACGTGGTCTGTTTTCCCGGTTTTGAATGCTCAACGGCGGAGGTTTACGGAAGGTGGGATGAGACCCGCCCCGCGCCGGAGGCGAAAGCGGAGATGTGGGACATAAATTTTCCGCTTGAGGCGGGAAACGACCTTGAGCGGGCGGCGGTTTCCCTCCGCAGCGGCCTTGGGGAGTTTCGCTCCCTGCTTGAGGAAAGGGGCGGAGCGCGTTTCAGAATGACCGGTTCGGGCTCGGCGTTTTTCTCCGTGTTTGACACGGCCTCCGCCGCCCGCGCGGTTTATGAGAGGGTTCGCGGCGCGTCCCGCGCCGGGAAGTTTTTTCTCACCGCCTCCGTTGAGGGGTTGCGCGGGCCCGCCCTTTGA
- a CDS encoding FxsA family protein, which yields MFFRILPFFVAVPIIELAILIKLGKVIGVLETVYVVIATAVLGAYLAQAQGASALAAMRRDMSEARMPSEPIMDGILILAGAVALLTPGLITDLAGFTVLIPLTRRMIKRLIRARIERRLGIVDISPPAG from the coding sequence ATGTTTTTTAGAATCCTTCCGTTTTTTGTCGCCGTCCCGATAATTGAACTCGCCATACTGATAAAACTGGGAAAAGTTATCGGGGTGCTGGAAACCGTTTACGTAGTGATCGCCACCGCCGTGCTCGGCGCTTATCTGGCGCAGGCTCAGGGGGCTTCGGCGCTGGCGGCAATGCGCCGCGACATGAGCGAGGCGAGAATGCCGTCAGAGCCCATTATGGACGGCATACTGATTCTGGCCGGAGCGGTTGCCCTTCTCACGCCCGGCCTCATTACAGACCTTGCGGGCTTCACGGTTCTGATTCCCCTCACCCGGCGGATGATAAAACGGCTTATCCGAGCGCGCATTGAAAGAAGGCTCGGCATAGTGGACATAAGCCCGCCCGCCGGTTAG
- the cobJ gene encoding precorrin-3B C(17)-methyltransferase: protein MPGNVTVIGVGPGSEGHITPLARLALARSDAVVGYRYYFRFVEGLIPEGCQRVEMELSEEEERAASALRIAEGGGNVSVISSGDSGVYGMASVVHSVARRERSEAEISVIPGVSAFVAAAAKLGAPLGHDFCSVSLSDLLTPWRKIEKRIAAAIEGDFVTVVHNPRSRKRYWQLNRLKEMFLEAKDPATPVGIVRHVSRDGESARVTTLGRLDPDAADMFTVLIIGNSETFAAGETMVTPRGSGGDPPLPAGEIYRRSFRAVEEGLSGAGRSAGAEAAVRRCVHTTADFEYETLFHCSDKAIEGWSVSLRGGEIVTDVRMAAAGISKSLLERADAKVFCHLDSPDSLKMTGDGATRTQAAMRVAIERHPNALFVVGNAPTALMEIADALSAGRFRPMGVIGAPVGFVNVEQSKSRLEAAAGDVPFVVIRGKKGGSAVAAAIVNAALGFG from the coding sequence ATGCCGGGAAACGTAACCGTCATAGGGGTCGGCCCCGGCTCGGAGGGGCACATTACGCCGCTTGCCCGCCTTGCGCTCGCCCGCTCCGATGCGGTGGTGGGCTACCGTTACTATTTCCGTTTTGTTGAGGGGCTCATACCCGAAGGCTGCCAAAGGGTTGAGATGGAACTCTCGGAGGAGGAGGAAAGAGCCGCCTCGGCGCTCAGGATAGCGGAGGGCGGCGGGAATGTTTCGGTCATCAGTTCGGGTGACAGCGGCGTCTACGGCATGGCGTCCGTGGTTCATTCGGTGGCGCGGAGGGAGCGGAGCGAGGCGGAGATATCCGTCATTCCGGGCGTGAGCGCTTTTGTTGCGGCCGCGGCAAAACTGGGCGCGCCCCTCGGTCATGATTTCTGCTCCGTTTCCCTGTCAGACCTTCTTACGCCGTGGCGGAAGATAGAAAAACGCATCGCGGCGGCCATTGAGGGGGACTTTGTAACGGTGGTTCACAACCCCAGAAGCCGCAAGAGATACTGGCAGCTGAACCGCCTTAAAGAGATGTTTCTTGAAGCAAAAGACCCCGCGACCCCCGTGGGGATTGTCCGCCATGTATCAAGGGACGGCGAAAGCGCGCGCGTAACAACGCTCGGCCGCCTTGACCCGGACGCGGCGGACATGTTCACGGTTTTGATAATCGGCAACTCCGAGACCTTTGCCGCCGGTGAAACCATGGTAACTCCGAGGGGAAGCGGGGGCGACCCGCCGCTTCCCGCCGGTGAGATATACAGGCGGAGTTTTCGCGCGGTTGAAGAGGGGCTTTCCGGTGCGGGCCGCTCCGCGGGCGCGGAGGCTGCGGTGAGGAGATGCGTCCACACCACGGCGGACTTTGAGTACGAGACTCTTTTCCACTGCTCGGACAAAGCGATAGAGGGGTGGAGCGTGTCCCTGCGCGGGGGCGAGATAGTTACCGATGTGAGGATGGCCGCCGCCGGAATTTCAAAATCTCTTCTTGAGCGGGCGGACGCAAAAGTGTTCTGCCACCTTGACAGCCCGGACTCTCTCAAAATGACCGGGGACGGCGCAACAAGAACTCAGGCGGCGATGAGGGTTGCGATTGAAAGGCATCCGAACGCCCTTTTTGTGGTCGGCAACGCGCCCACGGCTCTCATGGAGATTGCCGACGCGCTCTCCGCCGGGCGGTTCCGCCCCATGGGGGTTATCGGCGCGCCGGTGGGTTTTGTCAATGTAGAGCAGTCAAAATCGCGCCTTGAGGCGGCGGCGGGGGATGTCCCCTTTGTTGTGATAAGGGGAAAAAAGGGCGGCAGCGCGGTGGCGGCCGCCATAGTGAACGCCGCGCTCGGCTTCGGCTAA
- a CDS encoding precorrin-2 C(20)-methyltransferase: protein MSEQKPSGRLRGVSLGPGSPDLITVRGLEALRSSGVIYYPVAGRGGRCLAVLSHYGLDDRAKPFAVDMKDRDSAERSYADARSAVRADLERGIDVAVVCEGCVSLYSTVFRVLSAGGFCGFELVPGVSSPSAAAAAAGVCLCLGNGGVAVVTGGALREIESAVEKFESVVVLKPAPGIAPLVREKGLDFVYCRDLGGEGHLVTGREEDIADEDFPYFSLLIISKRLNKCRET from the coding sequence ATGAGTGAGCAAAAACCGTCCGGGCGGCTGAGGGGGGTCTCTCTGGGTCCGGGCTCCCCCGACCTTATAACCGTCCGCGGGCTGGAGGCGCTTCGCTCATCGGGTGTCATTTATTATCCGGTCGCGGGGCGGGGCGGCCGCTGCCTCGCCGTGCTGAGCCATTACGGGCTTGACGACAGGGCGAAGCCGTTTGCCGTTGACATGAAAGACAGGGACTCCGCAGAGCGCTCATACGCCGATGCGCGAAGCGCGGTGCGCGCCGACCTTGAGAGGGGGATTGATGTGGCGGTTGTGTGCGAGGGGTGCGTTTCTCTTTACAGCACGGTGTTCCGCGTTTTAAGCGCGGGCGGTTTTTGCGGCTTTGAACTGGTGCCGGGGGTTTCCTCGCCGTCCGCGGCGGCGGCGGCGGCGGGGGTGTGCCTGTGTCTCGGAAACGGCGGAGTGGCGGTCGTTACCGGAGGGGCTCTGCGGGAAATAGAGTCCGCCGTGGAAAAGTTTGAGTCCGTGGTGGTTCTCAAGCCCGCGCCCGGCATCGCGCCGCTCGTAAGGGAAAAAGGGCTTGATTTTGTCTACTGCCGCGACCTTGGCGGCGAAGGTCACCTTGTAACGGGGCGCGAGGAAGACATAGCGGATGAGGACTTTCCGTATTTTTCCCTGCTCATCATATCAAAGAGGCTCAACAAATGCCGGGAAACGTAA
- a CDS encoding sirohydrochlorin chelatase, protein MEFKLPIEYLLPVRSQGILICGHGSRDPEGVSGFRELVDAMRRRRPEAVVEYGFLEFAHPTFDVAVKAMVKKGVTDIISLPAILFAGGHAKNDMPFEMNSIQAETENVSIRFGSFLGVSPQLLELCKILIEECEKDLAPAPREDTCLLLIGRGTRDPDGNSDVAKMARMLEEGMGFGFSRSAYIGVTRPGLEETLRTLEFLPYSRIVAVPVFLFTGVLLKRIYSQINEHAGRSGKEIVATGPFGAHPLIVDILEERAREVENGSANMNCQLCKYRTQIVGFEREKGAEQVGHHFHVRGSAGHTHDE, encoded by the coding sequence TTGGAATTCAAACTTCCGATTGAGTATCTTCTCCCCGTGAGGTCTCAGGGCATTCTTATATGCGGGCACGGCAGCCGCGACCCCGAAGGGGTGAGCGGCTTCAGGGAACTTGTGGACGCGATGAGACGCCGCCGCCCGGAGGCGGTTGTGGAATACGGGTTTCTTGAGTTTGCGCATCCCACCTTTGACGTTGCCGTAAAGGCGATGGTGAAAAAGGGCGTTACGGACATCATATCGCTTCCCGCCATTCTGTTTGCCGGCGGGCACGCGAAGAACGACATGCCGTTTGAGATGAACTCCATACAGGCGGAGACGGAGAACGTGAGCATTCGTTTCGGCAGTTTTCTCGGCGTCTCGCCCCAGTTGCTTGAACTGTGCAAAATCCTCATAGAGGAGTGTGAAAAAGACCTCGCGCCCGCGCCGAGGGAAGACACCTGCCTGCTTCTCATAGGCAGGGGGACAAGAGACCCGGACGGCAATTCCGATGTCGCCAAAATGGCGAGAATGCTTGAGGAGGGAATGGGGTTCGGATTTTCCCGCTCGGCCTACATAGGGGTTACCCGCCCGGGCCTTGAGGAGACGCTCCGGACGCTGGAGTTCCTGCCGTATTCAAGAATAGTGGCGGTTCCGGTGTTTCTCTTTACCGGCGTGCTGCTGAAGAGGATTTATTCGCAGATAAATGAGCACGCCGGGCGCTCCGGCAAGGAGATAGTCGCCACGGGGCCGTTCGGAGCCCACCCGCTGATAGTTGACATCCTTGAGGAGAGGGCGCGGGAGGTGGAAAACGGCAGCGCCAACATGAACTGCCAGCTTTGCAAATACAGGACGCAGATAGTCGGTTTTGAGCGGGAAAAGGGCGCAGAGCAGGTGGGACACCATTTCCACGTAAGAGGCTCCGCGGGGCATACCCATGATGAGTGA
- the cbiB gene encoding adenosylcobinamide-phosphate synthase CbiB: MDFLPPDIVSSLCLLAGLLVDFVFGDPPRLPNPVRLFGAVISRADSVLNTGRAAAVKGAVFSVSLVVCVFAGFTLLEAAALFSGALVHAVFCALFVFLGLAGKSLTTGCGGVFSALESGDIEAARARLSHLVGRDTAALGPRRIKTAALETMSENLSDGVVAPLFFYMLGGIPAMMAYKAVNTLDSMIGYKTARHLRFGMAAARMDDLANLVPARLTAAFMVLCAPDRAGMRRAFAFTRRFGRSHPSPNAGFPQAALAGILDCRFGGASSYGGRTAARPFIGLRDREPDSADFKKAAAVGKAATVCAAAFAVAAALVF; the protein is encoded by the coding sequence ATGGACTTTCTCCCTCCGGACATTGTTTCTTCGCTCTGCCTGCTCGCCGGTCTTCTGGTGGATTTTGTTTTTGGCGACCCTCCCCGGCTTCCCAACCCCGTCCGCCTGTTCGGCGCCGTCATATCCCGCGCGGACTCCGTGCTGAACACGGGGCGGGCGGCTGCGGTGAAAGGGGCGGTTTTTTCCGTGTCTCTTGTCGTTTGCGTGTTTGCCGGTTTTACCCTGCTTGAGGCCGCCGCGCTGTTTTCCGGCGCTCTTGTTCACGCCGTTTTCTGCGCGCTGTTTGTTTTTCTGGGGCTTGCGGGAAAGAGCCTCACAACCGGTTGCGGCGGGGTTTTTTCCGCTCTTGAGAGCGGCGATATTGAGGCAGCCCGCGCCCGGCTTTCACACCTTGTGGGGCGCGACACCGCCGCCCTCGGGCCGCGCCGGATAAAGACCGCCGCCCTTGAAACCATGTCCGAAAATCTGTCGGACGGCGTCGTGGCTCCTTTGTTTTTCTACATGCTCGGAGGAATTCCCGCCATGATGGCGTACAAGGCGGTGAACACTCTGGACTCAATGATTGGATACAAGACCGCGCGCCACCTGCGTTTCGGCATGGCGGCGGCGAGAATGGACGACCTTGCAAACCTTGTCCCCGCGCGCCTTACCGCCGCGTTTATGGTTTTGTGCGCTCCGGACCGCGCGGGCATGCGGCGCGCCTTTGCGTTTACGCGAAGATTCGGGCGCAGCCACCCCAGCCCCAACGCCGGTTTTCCCCAGGCGGCGCTTGCGGGAATTCTGGACTGCCGTTTCGGCGGAGCCTCCTCCTACGGCGGACGGACGGCGGCAAGGCCGTTTATCGGTCTGCGTGACAGAGAGCCGGACTCCGCCGACTTCAAAAAGGCGGCCGCGGTCGGCAAAGCCGCGACCGTCTGCGCCGCGGCGTTTGCGGTTGCCGCGGCGCTTGTATTTTAG